One genomic window of Cololabis saira isolate AMF1-May2022 chromosome 3, fColSai1.1, whole genome shotgun sequence includes the following:
- the setd2 gene encoding histone-lysine N-methyltransferase SETD2 isoform X1, which yields MGEPCDLKHFVKEEGSGASVKVEGLSKSALIKSLTPRVILSNHLCVKGTKMRVNLEDQSRQKVSFTFAQTKKPLQSPLVVPVSQDESITEPLGALSQSTLDRAGRSADSKAEQKPTLSVPTSAAETPSQTSVSCSTTLKANSTKIHFKKQILSVSVTEEKPTSPTSEELHNPESKVLTKSSEVQSEGEFPVPQPQNVINICPSENTHTEASEMRVSPILKKPAASSGKDGDSSSSAERDNNVYKRITRSQSDSAPRCSESDGDLALTSSRRKSVDSKSKTESDSRGKDVKKSSSSSRNGEREKNSLKRSENYERSSSYSKSDRESRTTSLRSSRSDKDRRRSRSRSRSRSRGSRTSSSHSRSERYRSDRGSRSERSYYHDSDRRSHRSSPRRERRRSRSRTDRTRDSSDSEDDHRKTRTRTSDSSRSTYHSSSHRDSKSSSFSKSEKASKSVDSPHSSELDKRLQSSKSERTSKRSSDSDCQRKCSPDLDSSHRKASSHHKSETNNKSSSHTQSQTHDKHQKSCSADSEGDHKGKLQYSDSLDNCKEKKTSRAESKPVSPSRSCVKSPGHDRQSGDSFHSSGKAASCATSTECCSESETEKSNLQLGGNKQADKDATEIALPVNTTLEESLSKTEQETKVEFEIENTSVSAITTDESLKHVNVALENGPNLEDVLSSNNQPHVNLNRADFSSCRTDDLVTCKQDDKVLDRSPEARSSFDTIATPVTHDVEQNTQLEIVEPNLTLTDEEQPVTPAPPISESLCHESEIEPVQEQQNIDSSKKSSFTTRKSRWDIVGQDTPESDNSHRLVCAESKPTVQEVVSVKKMYFSKDSSQQDSDIKDNIQQEAATHSNLIMETEVSEQEVCSVSISVTAEYNDQGEPPQASTSIDHCDSEPPASQKPNTDEPPHIDGAAHTASAVKTHCWIGDDYENKNKESAHKSRCSKRSSVSHDVSGKQSEASDSDNSEYDSDCDKAIRQLHSVVVVPKNSSITKDAEDKGTSPCRPAIKLEPTSGDEAADANITGIPSQVNSQLTQPTVKTGLNDSPNNSVLCQSQSNMIDSTSHSESTGSVSGHMFVAGHICARASASDSTHMLDNSRTFDHGLKQHEMSNQSEQSYSHYRHDNFPSVDNISGKNGFSLGWDFCQPEQPTSTCQQPDSSHGPQLTNTKLPDAISNGPEQRQTIASCTHQSLNVQSSQKPYLHAHEHYQEPSSEIHPDSLTNDHDDYGGDKSSSRLSKTAVECSAFHTSASSSFVQGHEISSNSRGSTAPDPSREDSFRQHRARGPPKKRRPEFGSDSDNEAEPSGKRERQGDAVVSKPLVKAEVPRPSFTLLDFQDANKWKDFAKFKRMPPYFDLIEENLYLTERKKSKSHRDIKRMQCECPVLPREDRARGVFACGEDCLNRLLMIECSSRCLNGGYCSNRRFQMKQHADFEVILTEDKGWGLRAAKDLASNTFVLEYCGEVLDHKEFKTRVKEYARNKNIHYYFMALKNNEIIDATLKGNCSRFMNHSCEPNCETQKWTVNGQLRVGFFTTKVVPVGTELTFDYQFQRYGKEAQKCFCGTPSCRGFLGGENRVSVRAAGGKMKKDRNRKSALTTSNILTTTRGCLFEQGCSRNEKLITASVDEELEALLENGEGLYDEKQVVSLCRLMVRVETTEQKLICLKLIQDTQNSSCLKQFLDHHGLSLLWIFMVELSEAKGNSANNGKLQFEIMKTLAVLPISTKNMLEESRVLTFIQRWAQTKALPQQTEMDGYSSENTSRAQTPLNTPDGSSTKLGPELDGEASKPAMLRRLKIISENSLDSALSDASKASDGKEEEEEEEDDEEEDENSHADSPNAKQLKAETSDPTKESVEEPVKEVGDEKQQEEVEMSSSSQVQHENVDLNDKNEFGEKMKETEMKEGEGQKEELQESEDPISDQESGNKQTSQTVPENAELEQEHHDKADETESQSNPTDVADLSTAQPSDNMEVQEEVHEAQKPPESTEPLPREPAPTVSETSEAAVPPGVIAVPLEPSGIGTPSQDEEDGVSDVESERSQEPQLSVLDISGMAAKLLESWKDLKEVYRIPKKSQVEKEARTDRSRDRDTALTPRNTSGSREREREREKEKERDRDRDYERDRDRDRDWERDRERDRDRERDRERERDRDRERDRDRDRDRDRDRDRDRASDKTPRSSERRRRRSLSPPPSSYERSSRRTEERFDPSNSKTPRGGKERNKLSTEERRKLFEQEVAQREAQKQQQLQQQQQQQQQQQQQQIQTMAYDAALAYTSSSGFITYPPGYPIQTFVDPTNPNAGKVLLPTPPVDPAINYEETPPQPLISDMGLPPSSSASQTTPVSNLAQHITTTNLATGTPQQYAQPNVATQDAGVAVLSVPAQSAPQVQGQQSYATLWDPTTQQAVTVQTQPAQQYATAPGQAPTQTAIYYQGQPCPTIYSIPTPYPQASTPVIQAYTEPTASYLHGQPVYPGHQQGVVVQQGGTVTTIVTSQTVQQEMIVPNNVIDLPPPSPPKPKTIVLPPNWKVARDPEGKIYYYHIVTRQTQWDPPTWDGNSDNTSVDHESEMDLGTPTYDENPSKFSTKTAEADTSSELAKKSKETFRKEMSQFIVQCLNPYRKPDCKSGRISNTEDFKHLARKLTHGVMNKELKACTNPEDLECNENVKHKTKEYIKKYMQRFGSVYRPKEDTEVY from the exons AGAGGAAGGAAGTGGTGCTTCA gtTAAGGTGGAAGGCCTATCTAAGTCAGCTCTAATTAAAAGCTTGACACCCAGAGTCATCCTATCCAAccatctctgtgtgaaagggacCAAAATGAGGGTTAACCTGGAAGATCAGAGCCGTCAAAAAGTGTCCTTCACCTTCGCACAGACAAAAAAGCCTCTGCAAAGTCCGTTGGTCGTCCCTGTCAGTCAAGATGAATCCATCACTGAACCTCTTGGTGCCTTGTCACAGTCAACCTTGGACAGAGCAGGGAGGAGTGCAGACAGCAAAGCTGAGCAAAAGCCTACACTCTCAGTGCCAACATCTGCAGCAGAGACACCTTCTCAAACATCAGTCTCCTGTTCCACCACACTCAAAGCAAACTCAACCAAGATACACTTCAAGAAGCAAATTCTTAGTGTGTCTGTGACGGAAGAGAAACCAACATCTCCCACATCAGAGGAGCTGCACAACCCTGAATCGAAAGTTTTAACAAAGTCAAGTGAAGTGCAGAGTGAAGGTGAATTTCCAGTGCCCCAGCCTCAGAATGTCATCAACATCTGCCCCTCTGAAAATACTCACACTGAAGCCTCAGAGATGAGAGTAAGCCCCATCCTCAAGAAGCCCGCTGCTTCCTCAGGAAAAGATGGTGATAGTTCCAGCAGTGCTGAACGAGATAATAATGTTTACAAAAGGATAACCAGGTCACAGTCGGATAGCGCTCCCCGTTGCTCAGAATCAGATGGAGATTTAGCCCTTACGTCTTCCAGGCGGAAATCAGTTGATTCGAAAAGTAAAACAGAGTCTGACAGCAGAGGCAAAGATGTAAAAAAGTCTTCCTCTAGTTCACGAAATGGAGAAAGGGAAAAGAATTCCTTGAAGAGGTCAGAGAATTACGAAAGGTCTTCAAGTTACTCCAAATCAGACCGCGAGTCTAGAACCACGTCTTTACGCTCATCTCGATCAGACAAGGATCGCAGAAGGTCCAGGTCGAGATCGCGGTCTCGGTCGAGAGGGTCTCGAACAAGTTCATCTCACTCCAGATCAGAGAGATACAGAAGTGACCGAGGATCCCGCTCTGAAAGATCTTACTATCACGATTCTGACAGGCGATCACACAGGAGTTCACCACGTAGAGAGAGAAGGCGTTCTCGATCTCGCACGGACAGAACTCGAGATAGTTCTGACTCCGAGGATGACCATAGGAAGACGAGGACAAGGACAAGTGACTCCAGCAGGTCAACCTACCACTCAAGTTCACATAGAGACTCAAAATCATCTTCCTTCTCAAAATCTGAGAAAGCCTCTAAATCTGTGGATTCTCCCCACTCCTCTGAGCTTGATAAAAGATTGCAATCTTCTAAATCTGAAAGGACTTCAAAACGATCATCAGATTCTGATTGCCAACGCAAGTGCTCCCCTGATTTGGACTCTTCTCACCGGAAAGCCAGTAGTCATCACAAGTCAGAGACAAACAACAAATCATCTTCTCATACCCAGTCTCAAACACATGACAAACACCAAAAAAGCTGCTCCGCTGACTCTGAGGGAGATCATAAGGGAAAACTACAATACTCTGACTCTTTGGATAattgcaaagaaaagaaaaccagcCGTGCAGAGTCAAAACCAGTAAGCCCTTCTAGATCTTGTGTAAAATCCCCTGGACATGACAGGCAGTCAGGTGATAGTTTTCACAGCTCTGGCAAAGCAGCGTCATGTGCAACCAGCACAGAATGTTGTTCTGAAAGTGAAACAGAAAAATCAAATTTGCAGCTAGGTGGAAATAAACAAGCTGATAAGGATGCTACGGAGATAGCCTTACCAGTCAATACGACACTGGAAGAGTCTTTGTCTAAGACAGAGCAAGAAACAAAAGTAGAATTTGAAATAGAAAATACAAGCGTCTCAGCTATAACAACAGACGAAAGCTTAAAGCATGTTAATGTTGCTCTGGAAAATGGGCCCAATTTGGAGGACGTCCTTTCCTCTAATAATCAACCACATGTAAACCTAAATAGAGCTGACTTTAGCTCCTGCAGAACTGATGATCTTGTAACATGCAAGCAGGATGACAAAGTTTTAGATCGTTCACCTGAGGCGAGGTCCTCCTTTGACACAATAGCTACACCAGTCACACATGATGTTGAGCAAAACACTCAATTGGAGATTGTTGAGCCAAATTTAACATTGACGGATGAGGAGCAACCTGTCACACCTGCGCCACCTATATCTGAATCATTGTGTCATGAATCTGAAATTGAGCCAGTTCAGGAGCAGCAAAATATTGATTCTTCAAAAAAGAGTAGCTTTACTACCAGAAAGTCCCGATGGGATATTGTTGGGCAGGACACCCCAGAGAGCGATAACTCACACAGGTTAGTTTGTGCCGAGAGTAAACCGACTGTTCAAGAAGTAGTATCAGTCAAAAAAATGTACTTTTCTAAAGACAGTAGCCAACAGGACTCTGACATAAAAGATAATATTCAGCAAGAAGCCGCTACACATTCCAATCTGATCATGGAGACCGAGGTGTCCGAGCAGGAAGTTTGTTCAGTCAGCATATCAGTGACAGCTGAGTACAACGACCAAGGTGAGCCTCCACAAGCAAGCACCAGCATTGACCACTGTGACTCAGAACCTCCTGCTTCTCAGAAACCAAACACAGATGAGCCTCCGCACATAGATGGTGCAGCACACACAGCATCTGCTGTGAAGACACATTGCTGGATTGGTGATGattatgaaaacaaaaacaaggagAGCGCTCACAAAAGCAGATGTAGTAAAAGATCATCAGTCAGTCATGATGTGTCAGGAAAACAGAGTGAAGCCAGCGACAGTGACAACTCGGAGTATGATTCAGACTGTGACAAGGCTATAAGACAGTTGCACTCGGTAGTAGTGGTGCCAAAGAATTCGTCCATAACAAAAGATGCAGAGGACAAGGGAACGTCTCCGTGTCGTCCTGCAATTAAATTAGAGCCGACCAGTGGTGATGAAGCAGCTGATGCGAATATCACAGGTATCCCGAGTCAGGTCAACTCACAGCTAACACAACCCACAGTAAAGACTGGTTTAAACGATTCACCCAACAACAGTGTGTTGTGTCAGTCCCAGAGCAACATGATAGACAGCACCAGTCACTCGGAGAGCACCGGCTCTGTCAGCGGACACATGTTTGTGGCCGGTCATATCTGTGCCCGTGCAAGTGCCTCGGATTCTACCCACATGCTTGATAATTCCAGGACGTTTGACCATGGGCTCAAACAACATGAAATGAGCAACCAAAGTGAACAGTCATATTCGCATTACAGACACGATAACTTCCCTAGTGTTGATAATATCAGTGGGAAGAATGGATTCAGCCTGGGTTGGGATTTTTGTCAGCCAGAACAGCCAACTAGTACATGCCAGCAGCCTGATAGCAGCCACGGGCCACAGTTAACAAACACTAAACTGCCAGATGCCATTTCCAATGGTCCAGAGCAAAGACAGACTATTGCCTCCTGCACACACCAATCCCTAAATGTGCAGAGTAGCCAAAAACCCTACCTCCATGCACATGAACATTATCAGGAACCTTCCAGTGAAATCCATCCTGACTCTCTCACTAATGACCACGATGACTACGGTGGGGATAAATCATCATCAAGACTTAGTAAAACAGCTGTTGAATGTAGTGCATTTCACACTTCAGCATCATCGAGCTTTGTACAAGGTCATGAAATAAGCAGTAACAGCAGAGGTTCTACTGCACCAGACCCCTCCAGAGAGGACAGCTTCAGACAACACAGAGCCAGAGGTCCTCCTAAGAAAAGACGTCCAGAATTTGGTTCTGACTCGGACAATGAGGCAGAACCTTCGGGCAAGAGGGAGCGTCAAGGAGATGCTGTGGTTTCCAAGCCTCTTGTAAAAGCTGAAGTACCTCGGCCGTCATTCACTCTTCTGGACTTTCAGGATGCCAACAAATGGAAGGACTTTGCCAAGTTTAAAAGGATGCCCCCTTACTTTGACTTGATTGAAGAGAACCTGTACCTTACCGAGAG AAAGAAAAGCAAATCTCATCGTGATATAAAGAGGATGCAGTGTGAATGTCCAGTGCTGCCCAGGGAGGATCGTGCTAGAGGAGTGTTTGCTTGTGGGGAAGACTGTTTAAACCGGCTGCTCATGATTGAATG TTCATCACGGTGCTTGAATGGAGGATACTGCTCCAACCGCCGCTTTCAAATGAAACAGCATGCAGATTTCGAGGTGATCCTTACAGAAGACAAGGGCTGGGGATTACGAGCTGCTAAAGACTTGGCTTC AAACACGTTTGTCCTGGAATACTGTGGTGAAGTCCTGGACCACAAGGAGTTCAAAACACGAGTGAAAGAATATGCTCGCAATAAGAACATCCACTACTATTTTATGGCTCTAAAGAATAACGAG ATCATTGATGCAACATTGAAGGGGAATTGCTCTCGGTTTATGAACCACAGCTGTGAGCCCAACTGTGAAACCCAAAAG TGGACCGTTAATGGCCAGCTTCGGGTTGGGTTCTTCACCACCAAGGTTGTCCCTGTAGGAACTGAACTGACCTTTGACTACCAGTTTCAGAGATATGG GAAAGAAGCACAGAAATGTTTCTGTGGCACGCCCAGCTGCAGAGGCTTCCTGGGTGGAGAGAACCGAGTTAGTGTTCGAGCAGCTGGAGGGAAGATGAAGAAAGACCGCAATCGAAAGAGTGCTCTCACCACG agtaaCATCTTAACCACAACCAGAGGATGTCTGTTCGAACAGGGTTGTTCAAGGAATGAGAAGTTAATCACTGCATCA GTGGATGAGGAGTTGGAGGCGTTGCTGGAGAATGGAGAAGGCCTGTACGATGAGAAGCAGGTGGTGTCTCTCTGCAGATTAATGGTCCGAGTGGAAACTACGGAGCAGAAACTCATCTGTCTCAAACTCATACAA GATACTCAAAATTCATCCTGCCTGAAACAGTTCTTAGACCATCACGGGTTGTCTTTGTTATGGATCTTCATGGTGGAGCTCTCTGAGGCCAAAGGCAACAGTGCAAATAATGGCAAACTCCAGTTTGAG ATTATGAAGACTTTGGCTGTGCTGCCCATCTCAACCAAGAACATGCTGGAGGAGAGCAGAGTCCTGACTTTCATTCAACGCTGGGCCCAAACAAAAGCTCTTCCTCAGCAGACGGAGATGGATGGCTACTCCAGCGAGAATACCTCTCGGGCCCAAACCCCTCTCAATACTCCCGATGGTTCCTCCACTAAACTAGGACCAGAATTGGATGGTGAGGCCTCCAAACCTGCCATGTTGAGACGTCTGAAAATCATCAGTGAAAACAGTCTGGACAGTGCGCTCTCCGATGCTAGCAAAGCATCGGATgggaaagaggaagaggaggaggaggaggatgatgaggaaGAAGATGAAAACTCACATGCAGATTCCCCTAATGCAAAACAGTTGAAGGCAGAAACTTCGGACCCAACAAAAGAATCAGTGGAAGAGCCAGTCAAAGAAGTCGGTGACGAGAAACAACAAGAAGAAGTGGAGATGAGTTCAAGCAGTCAAGTCCAACATGAGAACGTGGATTTGAACGATAAAAATGAGTTTGGTGAGAAAATGAAGGAAACAGAGATGAAAGAGGGCGAGGGTCAAAAGGAGGAACTTCAGGAGTCAGAAGATCCCATCAGTGACCAAGAGAgtggaaacaaacagacaagTCAGACAGTGCCAGAAAATGCTGAATTGGAACAAGAACATCATGATAAAGCCGATGAGACCGAGAGTCAGTCTAACCCAACTGATGTTGCTGATCTTTCAACTGCGCAGCCATCAGATAATATGGAAGTGCAGGAGGAGGTTCATGAGGCTCAGAAACCTCCTGAAAGCACTGAGCCCCTTCCCAGAGAACCTGCTCCTACGGTCTCTGAGACCTCAGAGGCCGCCGTGCCTCCTGGGGTCATAGCGGTGCCTTTGGAGCCGTCGGGGATAGGAACTCCTTCTCAGGATGAAGAGGACGGAGTCTCTGATGTGGAGAGTGAGAGGAGCCAGGAGCCCCAGCTCAGTGTTTTGGACATAAGTGGCATGGCCGCCAAGCTTCTGGAAAGCTGGAAGGATCTGAAG GAGGTGTACAGAATACCTAAAAAAAGCCAGGTGGAAAAGGAAGCCAGAA CAGATCGTAGCCGAGATCGAGACACGGCTTTAACACCACGCAACACCTCTGGAAGCCGAGAACGCGAGCGAGAGCGGGAAAAGGAGAAGGAACGTGACAGAGACCGAGATTATGAGAGAGACAGAGATCGAGATCGAGACTGGGAAAGGGACAGAGAACGGGACAGAGACCGAGAGCGAGACCGAGAGCGAGAACGGGACAGAGACAGAGAACGAGACCGAGACCGAGACCGGGACCGAGACCGGGACCGGGATCGTGATCGTGCTTCAGACAAAACTCCTCGCAGCTCTGAAAGACGAAGGAGACGCTCCCTGTCTCCACCACCTTCATCCTACGAGAGGAGCAGTCGTCGCACTGAGGAGCG GTTTGACCCATCAAATAGCAAGACCCCGAGAGGCGGCAAGGAGCGCAACAAGCTATCCACCGAGGAGCGTCGAAAACTGTTCGAACAGGAAGTTGCTCAGCGAGAAGCTCAAAAACAACAGCAGcttcaacagcaacaacaacaacagcagcagcaacagcagcagcaaattCAGACTATGGCTTATGACGCTGCTCTGGCCTACACCTCCAGCTCCGGCTTCATCACCTACCCTCCCGGATACCCTATCCAGACTTTTGTGGATCCCACCAACCCTAATGCCGGCAAAGTTCTTCTTCCCACCCCTCCGGTGGACCCCGCTATCAACTATGAAGAGACTCCTCCCCAGCCCCTTATCTCAGACATGGGTCTGCCTCCTTCATCTTCCGCTTCTCAGACCACTCCCGTCTCTAATCTCGCTCAGCACATAACCACAACTAACCTCGCCACTGGCACCCCCCAGCAGTACGCCCAGCCGAATGTAGCAACCCAGGACGCGGGAGTAGCTGTGCTCTCTGTACCGGCTCAGTCAGCTCCTCAGGTACAGGGCCAGCAGAGCTACGCCACTCTCTGGGATCCCACCACCCAGCAGGCAGTGACGGTGCAGACGCAGCCGGCACAGCAGTATGCCACAGCTCCAGGACAGGCTCCCACACAGACGGCCATTTATTACCAAGGCCAACCATGTCCAACTATCTACAGCATCCCCACTCCCTACCCCCAAGCCAGCACCCCAGTCATACAG GCATATACAGAGCCAACAGCCAGCTACCTGCACGGCCAGCCGGTGTATCCTGGACATCAGCAGGGAGTGGTGGTGCAGCAGGGAGGCACTGTCACCACCATTGTAACCTCCCAAACTGTTCAGCAG GAAATGATTGTACCCAACAATGTGATAGACCTGcctcctccctctccccctAAGCCCAAAACCATCGTCCTACCTCCTAACTGGAAAGTGGCCCGAGACCCTGAAGGCAAGATCTACTACTACCATATTGTCACAAG GCAAACTCAGTGGGATCCACCCACCTGGGACGGAAATAGTGACAACACTAGTGTGGACCATGAATCTGAGATGGACCTGGGAACACCTACCTATGATGAGAATCCTTCCAAG TTCTCAACAAAAACAGCCGAAGCAGACACTTCCAGCGAACTAGCTAAAAAAAGTAAAGAGACGTTTCGTAAAGAG ATGTCCCAGTTCATAGTGCAATGTCTAAATCCTTATCGGAAGCCAGACTGCAAATCTGGACGCATCAGCAACACTGAAGATTTCAAACACCTCGCTAGAAAG CTTACTCACGGTGTCATGAATAAGGAACTGAAAGCCTGCACCAACCCCGAAGACCTTGAGTGCAACGAAAATGTGAAGCACAAGACCAAGGAGTACATAAAAAAGTACATGCAGAGATTTGGCTCCGTATACAGGCCCAAGGAGGACACAGAGGTGTATTGA